A segment of the bacterium genome:
TTTTCCCACCGTATCCGCGACGGTCGAGTGCGAGCAGGCTTTTTATATCGACTTTGGCGGCCTTCGAGCGGAATTCATCGACAATCATTTCCACTGTCGCGGGGATTAGCCCGCAGCCGGTATCATCAAGAATGCTCCGGATGCCATCGATCAGGCCGATGAGGGTCTGACGGCGGAAGTCACGGGGATCGGAATAGTCGAACGTATTATGGGTGGCGCCCCTGATTACCCTGACAGGGAGCGAGTCATCCTTCAACTGCCGCATGACATCCTTGTACACCGTGTACCAGTGGTTTTTTGCATCGACAAGCTCGACCCGGAGGTCCTGGGGATGTTTTCCGCCCCACATATACGATTCCGGGTCGGTGGTATGCGGTACCTCGATAAAATCGAGATCGCCGGGGAGCAGACGGTTGTACCGGTTGGCATAGTGGATATAGAGCGGCGCGCCTTCCCACACGGAAGCAGTGGCCGCGAGCCTGCGTCCGGGAAGCCCGACCTGTCCGTACCTGAAGCCGAGGTCTTCCAGAACGCCATAGGTATAGTCGTTCGCCGAGGCGTAACCCATGCAGATGCACACCGGCTCGAATCCCATTGCCTGCGACCAGCGGTTTTTCGCGGCGGAAATCATCTCGCGCTGCTCGTCAGGGCCCATCACCCCTGTAAATTCGAAAAAGCCCTCATCACCCGGGTGAACATGGAGACCGACCTCATGCCCGCGTCCGGGAAGCGACCGGTAAAATCCCGGATTGGATTCGGCATCTCCGGGAATAATAAAAAACGTGCCCCTGAGCCTGTGGTCATTCAGAATATCCGCATACCCGCTCGCCCCGCGATATCCAAGATCGGCGTCATTAACCGAGTGCTGCGTGGCTTCACAGTCCATCGACCAGTTAACCATGAATGATGGTTTCGGCATATATAAACCTTTCATTGAAAACAAATGAAGAGATCACCGCGTGTCCGTCTATTATGGAACGCGGATTTACGCGGATTTGACGGATTTACGCGGATTCGTTTCCTGAAATGTGTTTTTTTTTGCAATTCCTGTGAATTATGAATAATTCCCATGAGTATAGATTGTCTTTTGACCAGGGGGGATTCGATCTCTGAACCGACCTCCGGTGTCATTCGCGGGTGACACCGGAATATGCTGCTACGATTAGCAGATGTTGAAATGACGTAAGCATTAACATGTTGAAAACGGTGCTGCCGTTTCCAACATGATTAACACTTACTTGTAAAACGATACCGCCATTTTCCACATTACAACATCACAACAATAACGACAATATATTTTTCTCTCTGTTTCCTCCTCCAGTAACATACAAGGTGGGATGTCCGAAGGACAGGAGGGTTTTCATAAAAAACTGTCGAACTAAAGTCTTCGCATAAAGGCGAGAGATTTTCTCTCATTCCCGAAATGGACATAAACTTTATCTGCCCCATCTGAAAAGCTTCACCGCGTTGTCACCCATCACTTTACAGCGTTTTCCCTCAGTCATGACGGCACAGTCGATAAGCGCTTTGCGATATTCGATGGGATCAGCCCATCCGAAACCGAAATCGGTGCCCCACATGATTCTATCCTCATCGACATTGTCGAGGACAGCCTGGACACCCGCCAGGTGCGGCCCGCAGAGCGTTACATACAGATTGGGGCACCGCCGGGCAAAACTGAGGGCGCTGCGCCATAATTCAAGAAGACCCGCGTGTCCGAGCACAAATTTCGTGCCCGGGAAACGGAGCGCAAGACCGCCGATCTGGGACGGCATGGAATAACAAGGTGTGCCGTCGTGAAAAATCACCGGCACATCAAGTGAACCGCACATTCGGGCGAGATCGTCCATGACAGGCCCCGCCGTGGAGAATCCCTGGACCCAGGGATGAAGCTTCAACCCGCGCATGTCGAGGTCTTTTATGCAGCGTTCAAGCTCACGGAGGCATGTATCCCCCGAAACGGGATGCACGGTGGCGAGGGGAATGAGCCTTCCGTCCGAGCGGTCACAGGTTTTCCTGATGATATCGTTGCATCTGCGAATCTCGTCATCGCCGTTCAGTATAAGACCGCGATGTCCCATAAGCGCGGCGCAGTCGACACCATGACGGTCGCAAACCCTGAGCCACCCGGCAGGGTCGGTGCCGTACTTGTCCTCCCAGACTGTCCCCCAGTGGGTATGGACATCAATAATCATCAAGCGCCCCCTTTTATACCGAGAATCCGGGCGAGGTTATCGCCGAATACGGGGCCGTAGGTGACGGGCGGCATGTATTTACGGTGCTGCTCCCATTCGAGAACAAGGGAGTTTCTCGGCGCCGAGGATCCCATGATACCCTTGTCGATACCAACCCGATCGAGGAAACTCATAAAATTAAACGGCCGCGCAAAGGAACCTTCGATAAAGACGTTCGGCGCTGACGCTCCCGCGTACGGGATATCGTTCCAGAAATCGGTTGCGCCCGCATGTCCCATGATGAAGGAAACATCCGGAAACCGCAGGGCGCAGTCGACAACCTGCCACG
Coding sequences within it:
- a CDS encoding polysaccharide deacetylase family protein; the protein is MPKPSFMVNWSMDCEATQHSVNDADLGYRGASGYADILNDHRLRGTFFIIPGDAESNPGFYRSLPGRGHEVGLHVHPGDEGFFEFTGVMGPDEQREMISAAKNRWSQAMGFEPVCICMGYASANDYTYGVLEDLGFRYGQVGLPGRRLAATASVWEGAPLYIHYANRYNRLLPGDLDFIEVPHTTDPESYMWGGKHPQDLRVELVDAKNHWYTVYKDVMRQLKDDSLPVRVIRGATHNTFDYSDPRDFRRQTLIGLIDGIRSILDDTGCGLIPATVEMIVDEFRSKAAKVDIKSLLALDRRGYGGKKTV
- a CDS encoding amidohydrolase, with the protein product MIIDVHTHWGTVWEDKYGTDPAGWLRVCDRHGVDCAALMGHRGLILNGDDEIRRCNDIIRKTCDRSDGRLIPLATVHPVSGDTCLRELERCIKDLDMRGLKLHPWVQGFSTAGPVMDDLARMCGSLDVPVIFHDGTPCYSMPSQIGGLALRFPGTKFVLGHAGLLELWRSALSFARRCPNLYVTLCGPHLAGVQAVLDNVDEDRIMWGTDFGFGWADPIEYRKALIDCAVMTEGKRCKVMGDNAVKLFRWGR